In Alistipes ihumii AP11, a genomic segment contains:
- the dnaN gene encoding DNA polymerase III subunit beta yields MKFVVSSTALLNVLQTSNKVVSNKNTLPILDNFLFELKDGVLKITASDLETTMIGTLKVDSMEQEGVIAAPVKLMIDSLKEFSEQPLTIEANESTWEIQISWKTGKLAIPGTSGLSYPTQPALDEETKQEISVDTNLLLTGINKTIFATADDELRPVMNGVYVNIEPQAITFVATDAHKLVKYAASVETGTTASFILPKKPANLLRGVLGKEDADIRMEFDDKNVVFHLKNHTLVCRLIEGNYPNYNAVIPANNPNKVLVDRTELLNGIRRVAVCSNQATNLIKFEIEPNTINLTAQDLDFSVSAQESLTCDYEGEAIEIGFRSTFLVEILSNIETQNVSVELADSTRAGVFKPVYDEAPDTETLMLLMPMMINA; encoded by the coding sequence ATGAAATTCGTCGTATCCTCCACCGCACTGCTGAACGTGCTGCAGACCTCCAACAAGGTGGTCAGCAACAAGAACACGCTGCCCATTCTCGACAACTTCCTGTTCGAGCTCAAGGACGGCGTGCTGAAGATCACCGCTTCGGACCTCGAGACCACGATGATCGGCACGCTGAAAGTCGACAGCATGGAGCAGGAAGGCGTGATCGCCGCTCCGGTCAAACTGATGATCGATTCGCTGAAAGAGTTCTCGGAGCAACCGCTGACGATCGAGGCCAACGAGTCGACGTGGGAAATCCAGATCAGCTGGAAAACGGGCAAGCTGGCCATTCCCGGCACTTCCGGACTGAGCTACCCGACGCAGCCCGCGCTCGACGAAGAGACGAAACAGGAAATCTCCGTCGACACGAACCTGCTGCTTACGGGCATCAACAAAACGATTTTCGCGACGGCCGACGACGAGCTCCGCCCGGTGATGAACGGCGTGTACGTCAACATCGAACCGCAGGCGATCACCTTCGTGGCGACCGACGCCCACAAGCTGGTCAAGTACGCCGCCTCGGTCGAAACCGGTACGACCGCCTCTTTCATCCTGCCCAAAAAGCCGGCTAACCTGCTCCGGGGCGTACTGGGGAAGGAAGACGCCGACATCCGGATGGAATTCGACGACAAAAACGTCGTCTTCCACCTGAAAAACCATACGCTCGTCTGCCGGCTGATCGAGGGCAACTATCCCAATTACAACGCCGTGATTCCGGCCAACAACCCGAACAAGGTGCTCGTGGACCGCACGGAGCTCCTGAACGGTATCCGCCGCGTGGCCGTCTGCTCGAATCAGGCCACGAACCTGATCAAGTTCGAGATCGAGCCCAATACGATCAACCTGACCGCTCAGGACCTCGATTTCTCGGTGTCGGCTCAGGAGTCGCTCACGTGCGACTACGAGGGCGAGGCGATCGAGATCGGCTTCCGGTCGACCTTCCTTGTCGAGATACTCTCGAACATCGAGACGCAGAACGTATCGGTCGAGCTGGCCGACTCGACGCGCGCCGGCGTGTTCAAGCCCGTCTACGACGAGGCTCCGGACACCGAGACGCTGATGCTGCTCATGCCGATGATGATCAACGCATAA
- a CDS encoding 3'-5' exonuclease, whose protein sequence is MKLNLKNPIVFLDLETTGVDPCKDRIVEISLVKVMPDGSKEVKTRRINPQMHIPEAASAVHHIYDKDVADCPTFREIAKSLWAYIEGCDFGGYNSNKFDIPVLVEEFLRAGLDVDLHKSRFIDVQNIFHKMEQRTLVAAYKFYCGKELDEAHSAEADTLATYEVLLAQLDRYPELKNEVDYLAEFSSRGKCADYAGRIVFDEKGVEVFSFGKHKGRPVAEVFRTEPSYYAWMMNGDFPLYTKKVITAIRLRELNNKE, encoded by the coding sequence ATGAAACTGAACCTGAAAAATCCGATCGTCTTTCTCGATCTGGAAACCACCGGCGTCGATCCGTGCAAAGACCGCATCGTCGAAATATCGCTCGTCAAAGTAATGCCCGACGGCAGCAAGGAAGTCAAGACGCGCCGGATCAACCCGCAGATGCACATTCCGGAGGCCGCCTCGGCCGTCCACCACATCTACGACAAGGATGTCGCCGACTGCCCCACTTTCCGCGAGATCGCCAAATCGCTGTGGGCTTACATCGAAGGATGCGACTTCGGAGGCTACAACTCGAACAAATTCGACATTCCGGTACTCGTCGAAGAGTTTCTGCGTGCCGGACTCGACGTAGACCTGCACAAAAGCCGTTTCATCGACGTGCAGAATATCTTCCACAAGATGGAGCAGCGCACGCTCGTGGCCGCTTACAAATTCTATTGCGGGAAAGAGCTCGACGAGGCCCACTCGGCCGAAGCCGACACGCTGGCCACCTACGAAGTGCTGCTCGCGCAGCTGGACCGTTACCCCGAGCTGAAAAACGAGGTGGATTATCTGGCCGAATTCTCGTCGCGCGGCAAGTGCGCCGACTACGCGGGCAGAATCGTCTTCGACGAGAAAGGGGTCGAAGTGTTCAGCTTCGGCAAGCACAAGGGACGCCCGGTAGCCGAGGTATTCCGAACCGAACCGAGTTACTATGCATGGATGATGAACGGCGACTTCCCTCTTTACACGAAAAAAGTCATCACCGCGATTCGCCTGCGCGAACTCAACAACAAAGAGTAA